The following are from one region of the Bacteroidota bacterium genome:
- a CDS encoding UDP-N-acetylmuramoyl-L-alanyl-D-glutamate--2,6-diaminopimelate ligase — protein LPVNIDEKITYARVNNSGYALGVIASNFYDNPSSRIKLVGVTGTNGKTTTVTLLFNLFKTLGYKAGLISTVKNQINLEVIPATHTTPDAVSLNELLKQMVERGCQYCFMEVSSHAVVQHRIAGLNFAGGVFTNITHDHLDYHKTFDEYIKAKKGFFDQLGEDAFALVNKDDANGMIMLQNTRAKKKAYALKSNADFKCKIMENQFSGLLLNVDGSEVWTKLIGTFNAYNILAVYATATLLKENKVNILTTLSNLNSVEGRFEYVHTGNGIVGIVDYAHTPDALLNVLKTVNDIRTGNEQVISIVGCGGDRDAQKRPLMAQIACELSTKVILTSDNPRSEDPNEIIRQMQKGVEPQHYKKALTIPDRKEAIKMACSIANPGDIILLAGKGHETYQEIKGVKHPFDDMEILKENLKLFEK, from the coding sequence CTGCCCGTCAATATCGATGAGAAAATAACCTATGCGCGCGTCAATAACAGTGGTTATGCGTTGGGTGTGATCGCTTCTAATTTCTATGATAACCCTTCGTCCAGAATAAAACTGGTTGGCGTAACCGGGACTAATGGAAAAACTACAACCGTGACGTTATTGTTCAACCTGTTTAAAACATTGGGTTATAAGGCGGGGCTGATATCGACAGTGAAAAATCAGATTAACCTGGAAGTGATCCCCGCAACACATACTACTCCCGATGCTGTCAGCCTGAATGAATTGCTAAAACAAATGGTTGAGCGCGGCTGCCAGTATTGTTTCATGGAAGTGAGCTCGCATGCTGTAGTTCAGCATCGCATTGCAGGTTTAAATTTTGCCGGGGGTGTGTTCACCAATATCACACATGATCACCTTGATTACCATAAAACATTCGATGAATATATAAAGGCTAAAAAGGGCTTTTTTGATCAGCTCGGAGAAGATGCATTTGCCCTGGTGAATAAGGATGATGCCAATGGTATGATAATGCTTCAAAATACCAGGGCAAAGAAAAAAGCATATGCTTTGAAAAGCAACGCTGATTTCAAATGCAAAATTATGGAAAACCAGTTTTCCGGTTTGCTGTTGAATGTGGATGGCAGTGAGGTCTGGACGAAGCTTATCGGAACATTTAATGCATATAATATCCTGGCCGTATACGCGACAGCCACTCTTTTAAAGGAGAACAAAGTGAATATCCTTACCACCCTGAGTAATCTGAACTCAGTGGAGGGTCGGTTTGAATATGTACATACCGGAAATGGTATTGTCGGTATTGTTGATTACGCGCACACTCCAGATGCCTTGCTGAATGTGTTGAAAACGGTAAATGATATCCGCACAGGTAATGAACAGGTAATAAGCATTGTTGGCTGTGGCGGTGATCGTGATGCGCAGAAGCGTCCGTTAATGGCGCAGATCGCCTGTGAATTGAGTACGAAGGTTATTCTTACTTCCGACAATCCGCGTTCTGAAGATCCCAATGAAATCATCAGGCAAATGCAAAAGGGTGTAGAACCTCAGCATTACAAAAAGGCATTGACGATTCCTGATCGTAAAGAAGCCATTAAAATGGCATGTTCAATAGCGAACCCCGGTGACATCATCCTGCTTGCCGGTAAAGGGCATGAGACGTATCAGGAGATAAAAGGCGTTAAGCATCCGTTTGATGACATGGAAATTTTGAAAGAGAATTTAAAACTATTTGAGAAATAA